The DNA window GTTCGTGGCTGACGCCACTCGCCATGCGACCGGGCGCAGTCGTTGGACTACCCGGCGCTACTGGTTTTAATCCGCCACACTTACCACAAGCTCCACCGCCCCCCGCTTTGCCGAGTTGCCCACAACAAACATCGTTGTGGACAACTCTCGCGGCGTCCGGCTCTTGCGATTCATGGGAATCGCGGCCGTCCGTTCGGAGCCGTGGATTTGTGGAAACTGCTACGCGGGTTGTTCGACGGGCTTCTCCCGAACCGGCGCGCTTTTCTCGGCGGCCGGCTGCTCGCTCTCGCTCGACGCCGCCAGACCGACCAGCGCTTTCAGTTGCGGCACCACGTTACGCCAAACTTCGACGTCGATCGTATCGAGACGCTCTGACTTCAACAGATCGGAAATCGCCTTTCGGTTCTTATCGAGGTTTTCCCTTTCCTCACGCCTTGCCTGTTCTCTTAACGATGCGAGGAGCTTTTCGGTTTCGGCGATTTTCTCAGTGATAGACGCTGCCGGTCGGCGGCCGCGGGGCTTCTTCGGTGCTTCAGTTTTTGTGGTCATAAGAGTCCTCCTATAGTGAAGGTTGAAGTCGGGTAATTCCGGTTAGCGTGTGCCGGTGCATCATGGCTTGTTCACGCGCAAAATGCAATTCCCCGGAATTCCCCGACGCGGTTGGGGCGAGCCTTTTCCCGATATTCCGAGGCAGCAGGAAAAGTCAAAACCGCCCCCCCAAAGAGCACACACATTACGCACGTACCGTGCATGTGTCAAAACCATCGCAAGATCATGATTTATATGGGTATTTTGCGCTCCAAAATATTTTAATCACGTCTTTTACTGATAGACATTTAACGGTAAAATGGCGCTTAGAATCAAGTAGATAGGTAGTGGTGCGAAACGCACCACTACTCCTTAAAAAAACAGGCCAACCACGCGAGACCAACATGAGCCAAGAGTCCGTTCACATTCGCATCGATCGGGATGAACACGACTATCTGCGGGAAGAAGCCCGCAAACGAAAAATCTCCGCTAATGCACTCGCTCGCATTTTCGTGCGCGATGGCCTTGCGAAGTTTGACCGCCGAAATGACGCGCTCATGGAGCGGATCGACGCGCTGATAAATCTCGTCACGAAGTCAAATGTGCTCGCCGCGAGTGCGGTCGTTTCTGCAGCACTGCCGGTTGGATTGGGGGCGACGCTCGACGAGGCAATCAAGGCGCAAATGCGGAGTCACATCATGGAGGCCGTCAAGCTCGGGCAGAACATCAGCTCGACCTACGACAAAGGCACCTTCGACCAAGGGGGCGCGAATGTTTCTTCCAATTGAGATTCAGTCGGTCAACCAGCCGGGGCAACTTCTGGCTGGGGAATACAAGGCGAACTGCGCCGTCTACTCCTCGCCAAACAGCAAGACGGTGGTCATGCACTACGAATACACGCGGATTGGGGCGACTGTCGCGGACGCATGCGTTCTCCTGTTTGTCGAGGAATCGGGCACGACGAGAATGTGTGACTTCATCCGTATGCCGGACCGCAGCTGGCGTGACAGTTTCGGAGCAAGATCCGACTCGCTTCTGGACTTGCTTCCCGCCGAGTTTGCCGAATACCGGCTGGTTGATGAAAGGGACATGGGGTCACAATTCGTCGGGGAGCCCGCATGAGCGAAAAGATTATTTCGGACGCCGGCGCTGGCCGCGCGCTCTTTCTGACGCGTATCAAGCTGACAGCCCATGCCATTTCAATGGCGCTTTGGGCGGGTGCGCTGCCCGGTCTTATTATCCCGTTTGTCCTGTGGCTCGCCTGTCTGTCACCCAAGGATGTTGATCTCGTAAAGGAGAATCTTGTTTCGCATATGGTGAGCGAAACGACTGCGCGGAAATGGAAAGTTCGGGACGGGGCCGGCGAGGTCAAGGTGCTCACGGTCGTGAAATCGGACGGGGGCCAGGTCCAGTTGCTTACGCCGTCGCAATTCCGCGTCGTGACCCTGCCACTGTCGCGGCCGGTCAGGGTCTTTGGATACGTGGTCTGGTCGGCGATCGTACTGGCCGTCCTGGGATATATCGTCGTCTGGCGCTCGCTTGCCAAGCTTGGGAAGAATGCGCGGGAGAACAAGCGGATCGACGGCGCAAAGGATCTGGTGAAGCCGCAGGAGCTTTCGACGCTCGTGAAGCGCGAGGAGCCGGGCGACTACCGTCTGCTTGATGTCCTGTTGCCACGATCGGCGCCTATGCAGGGCATTATCTTTCAAGGCGCGCAAGGCACCGGGAAGTCGCTGGGCCAGCATGACCTGATGCAACAGGTTTTTGCCCGCAAGCGCAAGGCCATCATTTACGATCCCAGCGGCGAATACTTCCGGGCCTACTACCGGCCCGGAAAGGATTTCTTCTTCAATCCGGCGCTTCTCGGGTCAGTGCCTTGGTCGATCTTTTCCGAGCTGGTGTACGCATACGATGCGAACACCCTTGCACAGGCATTCCTGCCGCCGAAGGCGGGTGTCGTTCACGGAGCTAATGCGTTTTTTGAAGATGCAGCACGCGCGCTGTTTTCGGTCATCCTGCTGCGCCTTGCTCAACGCGGGGCGAAGCACACCCGCCTGATTGCCGATGCGTTCCTTGACATGCCTGACGACGAAATGGAGTTGCTGATCCGCAAGTCCGTCGCCAGTTCCGCAGTCGGTGGTGATTCGAAGGGCCAACGTCAGGGTGTCATCAGCTCGATCGCGATTTACCTCGACGGTATTTCGGCGGTACAGGAGGGCACGTGGTCAATTCGCGATTTCATCAACCGCGAAGACGACGCGCGCTTTTTCATTCTCGGCACAGATGACACGCAGGCGATGTTCACGCCGCTCTATCGTTTGTTGCTGACGGTTTCGTTCGGGCTGATCGCCGCGAAACAGGAGATCGTTCACGAGGACAAGTACTGGTACTTCCTGGACGAGGTTGCGAAACTCGGAGATATCAAGCTCGATGAGGTGCAGGCCGAACTTCGGAAATATGGCGTTTGCGTATCCGCTGGCATCCAGAGCGACAAGCAGCTCGTGACATCAATGGGACAGGACCGCGGTGAGACGGTCATGAACTGCTTTAACACGGTAGTGATGCTCCGGGCGAACGAGCCGAACATGGCCAAGCGGATGGCCGAGCGCCTCGGTCGCAGAGATATGGCTG is part of the Paraburkholderia phytofirmans OLGA172 genome and encodes:
- a CDS encoding type IV secretion system DNA-binding domain-containing protein, with translation MALWAGALPGLIIPFVLWLACLSPKDVDLVKENLVSHMVSETTARKWKVRDGAGEVKVLTVVKSDGGQVQLLTPSQFRVVTLPLSRPVRVFGYVVWSAIVLAVLGYIVVWRSLAKLGKNARENKRIDGAKDLVKPQELSTLVKREEPGDYRLLDVLLPRSAPMQGIIFQGAQGTGKSLGQHDLMQQVFARKRKAIIYDPSGEYFRAYYRPGKDFFFNPALLGSVPWSIFSELVYAYDANTLAQAFLPPKAGVVHGANAFFEDAARALFSVILLRLAQRGAKHTRLIADAFLDMPDDEMELLIRKSVASSAVGGDSKGQRQGVISSIAIYLDGISAVQEGTWSIRDFINREDDARFFILGTDDTQAMFTPLYRLLLTVSFGLIAAKQEIVHEDKYWYFLDEVAKLGDIKLDEVQAELRKYGVCVSAGIQSDKQLVTSMGQDRGETVMNCFNTVVMLRANEPNMAKRMAERLGRRDMAVVSNGQALAVTDWRDGGNLNQGEQEKWLVMPSKIGQMKNCTAYLRLPGDYPATFVNYRHWLPRWYRLWPRLARFKPIQDTPPRDPRFKVIRAEGQDALASVRAETEREKAEAARAQAAKEAIESEGIWIVKDPETGELEKVDGTAVTQSAQARKQSETPVTDEGGLFQ